The genomic stretch GCAGTAGCGCACGAATGACCGAGTAAGGCCCGCGAGCATTCGTGACCAGCATCGAATCAAACAGCGTCTCGTCAAGCGCGTCGAGATTGGAATGCGCAATGGGTTGAGTAAAGCCGGCGGAGTTGACGAGCACATCGACCTTTCCGTATTTGTTCTGCAATTCATGCGCGAGTGCCCGAGTGGTCGTTACGTCTTCGAGCTCGACCTTCGCGATCTCGTGCCCGGTACCGGGCAAGCTCTCACATAACCGGCGCGCGCGGTCTTCGCCGTTGTTATATCCGATTACCACGCTCGCGCCGGCTCGGGCGAGCATCTTCACCGTCGCTGCCCCGATGCCGCTGCTACCACCGGTGACCATTGCAACCTTGCCGTTCAAGTTGTTCGATTCGTTCATTGCTGTTCAGGTCCACGATTCTTCGACTGACGAAACTCGTTGAAGGGTTTGGCGCTAGCCTACCTCGATCCGTCGCTCGGTAAGGCGCACCGTCAGCTGGACGCAGCCCTCGTTCATCCACCAGGGGACGATGCGGTACGTGCGAAGTCCACTCTTGTGAAACGGACACGTATCGGCGATTTCGGCAGCTTGCTCGCGCGATTCGGCACGCAGGATGAACATCCCATCGCCATTCCAGTAGGCGGGATCGTTTTTGTCACGGAACGGTCCCGCAGCAAACGCAATTCCCTTGTGCTCCAGTCCCGCGATCCAGGCCAGATGCTCCGCCATCTTTGGCCTGAGGTTTGCCATCGGATCGCCTTCGCGCTCCGTGCGCTCAGTAAAGCAGATATAAAACTGCTGGCGCGCCAGGCGCTCGCGCAAGGCAAGTTCGTTCTCGTCGTCCGTAAGGACGTCCTGATGCTGGTTCATCTCCGTGCCCCCCAAGATTGGCGCTGCCTACGATGTGCTTACCTATGCTTCCGCTCCGGTACGCATCCGCTCTCTGCTTTCCAGTTGCTTGCGCACCACGTCGCGCACGTGGCGACGCAGCCTCGCCAGGCCAACATCGTGCTGGTACAGCTTCTCCTGCATCGGCCACGGGGGCATTCCTTCCAGTATGTCCTTGTCTTCCTGGACAATTTCCCAGTTGAAATGCTCCAACTTCGTGTTGAACATGAAGCGAAACAGGTCCGCTTCCCAACCGGCGACATTGCGCATTCGCCAAATGGTGATCTGGCAGGTATGCTCGTCGATCGGTGTAGCCAGCGGAAAGACGCGCCAGTTTCCGCCAGGCCCGCATTCCGGCGGCGCGTTGTAGCCGATCCGGAACCAGAACGCACCGGTATCGATAAATTCCATCAGTTCGACGTTGTCGCCCTTGCTGATCTCCCTGCGTACCGTGAAGCCGGTATCCGTCGGCGTGACTAGCACCTGATTGGCAACCCCGCTCTCGAAATACTGGGTGTCCTTGTGCAGATACTCCGGATGCATGATGTCGAGCACGTTGTCCCACATGTACTGGTAGTTCGTCTGCCAGGTCATGGAGATGGGGAATCCGGTCCAGTCAGCCGACTCGTATTCACGGGGAAAAACAAGGGGCAAAGGCTCGGTATCCTCGTCCTCGCCGAACCACGCCCAGAGCCCCTGGAAATGTTCGACCACCGGATAGGAGCGAACCATCTTCTTGCCGACATACGCACACTGAGGGTAGGCAGGCACTGCAGTGACTACTCCCTCCCCCGACACCTCCACACCGTGATAGCGACAGCTCAGCTTCCCATCCTCAAGCCGGCCCATCGATAACGGCGCTCCGCGGTGCGGGCAGATATCCTCGATCAGGTTGACCTTTCCGCCTGTATCCCGCCACGCCACCAAAGCCACGCCCAGACGTTTGATGCCGACAGGCTGGTTACCGACCATGGCGGATGGGCCAATGCACCACCAGCGATTGCGCACACCAGTCAAAACGCTCCGCTCGACGCGATCCTCGATTCGCTCATTCTGTTCAAGCATGATTTGCCTCCCTAAGGCTCAACCCTGGATAGCCATGCGCGCCCACACGCGCTCCCACGCTGTTGGTCCAGGACCCAAGACGCCGCATCTCCGCCCTGAAGGCGGTCGCACTCCACTGTCCGCCGCCACTCGGCTTGAAACCGGCCTCATTGAGCGCTGCTGCGATTGCTTCCGGCTCATGAACCGAACTGCCCAAGATGCCGAACAACGCTTCGGCCAGCTCGCGCTCGTATGCCGGCGGCGTGAGATCGATCGTGCGATAGGTGAACTCCGGCAACTGGACTCCCTGTGGCCTTGTCATGGCATCTCCTTGATGAACGGTACGGGGTGAGGCCCCCGAGTGACTTCATCCTATCGTAAACGATTTACACCATTCGTAAATCCATCCAGTTCCTATAATTAATGCAAGTGGCCACCTTCCTTCTCCAACCACGCGCACGAACAACGGCTACTTTGGACTGTGCCGCGTCGCCCTGCCCTTACTCTTCCGATT from Paraburkholderia phytofirmans OLGA172 encodes the following:
- a CDS encoding Rieske 2Fe-2S domain-containing protein, encoding MLEQNERIEDRVERSVLTGVRNRWWCIGPSAMVGNQPVGIKRLGVALVAWRDTGGKVNLIEDICPHRGAPLSMGRLEDGKLSCRYHGVEVSGEGVVTAVPAYPQCAYVGKKMVRSYPVVEHFQGLWAWFGEDEDTEPLPLVFPREYESADWTGFPISMTWQTNYQYMWDNVLDIMHPEYLHKDTQYFESGVANQVLVTPTDTGFTVRREISKGDNVELMEFIDTGAFWFRIGYNAPPECGPGGNWRVFPLATPIDEHTCQITIWRMRNVAGWEADLFRFMFNTKLEHFNWEIVQEDKDILEGMPPWPMQEKLYQHDVGLARLRRHVRDVVRKQLESRERMRTGAEA
- a CDS encoding YciI family protein → MNQHQDVLTDDENELALRERLARQQFYICFTERTEREGDPMANLRPKMAEHLAWIAGLEHKGIAFAAGPFRDKNDPAYWNGDGMFILRAESREQAAEIADTCPFHKSGLRTYRIVPWWMNEGCVQLTVRLTERRIEVG
- a CDS encoding SDR family NAD(P)-dependent oxidoreductase, giving the protein MNESNNLNGKVAMVTGGSSGIGAATVKMLARAGASVVIGYNNGEDRARRLCESLPGTGHEIAKVELEDVTTTRALAHELQNKYGKVDVLVNSAGFTQPIAHSNLDALDETLFDSMLVTNARGPYSVIRALLPLLRASGDAVVVNVSSISAFTGSGSNIAYCAAKAAVDTMTMSLARVLGPEVRVLCVSPAAVATDFLPGRDREALNTFVASTPLKRVVEPEDVAKAIMACVTHLTVATGVRIVVDGGRHL
- a CDS encoding recombinase-like helix-turn-helix domain-containing protein translates to MTRPQGVQLPEFTYRTIDLTPPAYERELAEALFGILGSSVHEPEAIAAALNEAGFKPSGGGQWSATAFRAEMRRLGSWTNSVGARVGAHGYPGLSLREANHA